One segment of Rhodopirellula baltica SH 1 DNA contains the following:
- a CDS encoding BBP7 family outer membrane beta-barrel protein, producing the protein MSKRLFYFCVFGTLAVMAAPLHAQTNSTRSSQSGSVRNASYIEQNARASWQPVRDLSQKTASQSTNANRPKSANVRLVDHTSSLPSPPMPPSINPIIEEGPITHSMPLDGQVIYDPMLDGGCDSMPMGSCGCGDHGCDGGCGAVSYGGCDGIGCGGGVCHNGDPMCGEYNDCDVMRPCMTLCFPQDGWFSAEYLLWWQDGMALPPLVSTDVLPSQRFPNDPGRVLYGGQDVLTDNMDGLRLKFGFWLDKCHTWGIGAEGFGIGEETDSYRASGADSQFLGRPFINVANGSVEDQQQVAFPNQLAGTVAVDVDSRLRGWGINLRHLRRSETSCSQGVFCGCPEHTCERFEYLVGFRQVELREGVRITENLASIPTAPDTTVLQYDIFDDFRTRNQFNGLDLGWMYKRTRGYWTFDALIRLGVGNTRQRVTIDGETSIDGGAAEKGGLLAQNSNIGEYSRDEFSVLPQLDLTLGYQVTEQLRATFGYTFLYWSNVVRPGDHIDRRVDTAQLPNGTTPATPVLADYPAFEFDNTDYWAQGISFGGEYRW; encoded by the coding sequence GTGTCAAAACGTCTGTTTTACTTTTGTGTCTTTGGGACGCTTGCCGTGATGGCAGCCCCTTTGCATGCACAAACCAACTCAACTCGGTCGAGCCAATCCGGTTCGGTTCGCAACGCGAGCTATATAGAGCAGAACGCTCGAGCATCGTGGCAGCCTGTCCGAGACCTCTCGCAAAAAACGGCTTCGCAGTCGACCAATGCGAATCGCCCCAAATCGGCGAATGTTCGCTTGGTGGACCACACGTCATCCTTGCCTTCTCCGCCCATGCCGCCTTCGATCAACCCGATCATTGAAGAAGGCCCGATCACTCATTCCATGCCACTGGACGGCCAGGTCATCTACGACCCAATGCTGGACGGCGGTTGCGACTCCATGCCCATGGGAAGCTGCGGTTGCGGCGACCACGGATGCGACGGTGGTTGCGGTGCGGTCAGCTACGGCGGATGCGATGGCATTGGTTGCGGCGGTGGCGTTTGTCACAACGGCGACCCGATGTGTGGCGAATACAACGACTGCGACGTGATGCGACCCTGCATGACACTCTGCTTCCCTCAGGATGGTTGGTTCTCAGCCGAGTACCTGCTGTGGTGGCAAGACGGCATGGCGTTGCCACCATTGGTGTCCACTGATGTGCTTCCTTCGCAACGTTTCCCAAATGATCCGGGTCGCGTGTTATACGGTGGACAAGATGTCTTGACCGACAACATGGACGGATTGCGTCTGAAGTTTGGATTTTGGTTGGACAAGTGCCACACTTGGGGCATCGGAGCCGAAGGTTTCGGAATCGGGGAAGAAACCGACAGCTATCGTGCCAGTGGTGCTGACTCACAATTCTTGGGTCGCCCGTTCATCAATGTGGCCAATGGCAGCGTCGAAGACCAACAACAAGTCGCTTTCCCAAACCAATTGGCAGGAACAGTGGCCGTCGATGTTGACAGCCGCTTGCGAGGATGGGGAATCAACCTACGTCACCTCCGCCGCAGCGAAACCAGCTGCAGCCAAGGCGTCTTCTGCGGTTGTCCCGAACACACCTGCGAACGATTTGAATACCTGGTCGGATTCCGGCAAGTCGAACTGCGTGAAGGCGTTCGAATCACGGAAAACCTGGCCAGCATCCCAACGGCTCCCGACACCACCGTGTTGCAGTACGACATCTTTGATGACTTCCGCACTCGCAACCAGTTCAACGGACTGGACTTGGGCTGGATGTACAAACGAACCCGTGGTTACTGGACCTTCGATGCTCTGATTCGCTTGGGCGTTGGTAACACTCGTCAACGAGTCACGATCGACGGTGAAACATCGATCGATGGCGGAGCGGCTGAAAAAGGTGGTTTGTTGGCTCAAAATTCCAACATCGGCGAGTACAGCCGGGACGAATTCTCTGTCCTGCCACAACTCGACCTGACACTGGGTTACCAAGTCACTGAACAACTTCGAGCCACCTTCGGATACACGTTCCTTTACTGGTCCAACGTTGTGCGACCTGGCGACCACATCGACCGCCGCGTCGACACGGCTCAACTGCCCAACGGCACGACTCCAGCAACACCCGTTCTGGCTGACTACCCCGCCTTCGAGTTCGACAACACCGACTACTGGGCCCAAGGCATCAGCTTCGGCGGCGAGTATCGCTGGTAG
- a CDS encoding beta strand repeat-containing protein, translating into MIFQRMIDRLTGQSRRTQKSDQAKSSRRGRRGQRRLRLESLQKRELMASDLAAISGIAYIDSDGNGTMDGGEPAIEGALITLYRDSNSNGTLEIGTDVVEGTVTTVADGAYRFTNLDGSDATGVTATGVYFLTQEDAPGGADLSGLVFPDTATLTITDDTGVTAATIDAFSIDQPSQPITETVAGSTTTSSSGALTSGGDVIGDERDVEIFLAARTSGDSQFEIVTGSSELVFSNGGDVTATLLVQYDGVDADGGGLALDATGLGGEDLSNSDSAAGIVLSVRSDQVVTDGVEVRVYTDAANFSTATLSLPSNIGGPAQELFVPFSSFSDVGTGADFGNVGAIEVFVDAVTSNGGAGASSLDLFVSVLESQSSNENVLNLASIQPMELGGEIFIDDGGGTNQTNQNNGTRDAGEPDFPNPGAGNEIVVELYALSGPTDTVDAGDTPIATTTVTGGATSGAYTFTTLTSGDPLGPGTYAVVIPESEFATGQPLFGHSGSGTAAADTDLNANDDNDGTYVDGIGLVSGAITLEVNGEPTTDGTDNNTNSTVDFGVVPNTDLRITKSLVTASSNLIAGGTAVFDLVIENLGPLDATDVSVDDFIPDGLTFDRIEDSGGGAVATTTTTEVGGAGREIRTFSVGALAASGSVTYRVFTDIDTDVSADPENEAHVSGFQVEVDNDPTNPDDSDPLLNNVSLANADVPIATLSVTKTDNLATVTAGNQLTYQITVTNTSTDNAINVTALDTLPTGVTFVSASFTDGSGSVSEVTAGPDAGKIQMVLGDLAAGEDETIEIIVTVDPTIADGDSPLDNSVTATADNAPDVTTNDTTDVVREVDVTVAKTVIETRIPDDRTDGDDADDIIDSTSPFQVVAGGFVTYQVVVSNSGPSEARGVEVVDILDDGLSLVAGSFDAGTSGVTVVQTGQTLTFTVPDLDPSESLTFQFEVGIASDEFDVIANTATVSTTDPESDSNNNTSTVNIDPDARIDLILEKTAAETTVVPGADTVTYTFTVSHDDDSISDAINSRITDTLPAGLSNVVITAAGSSTSNFNTTTRLLEVEYASIPVGTTRTFTVTADVDPTVTTDLVNSASVAVPGVTELDSTNNTDTVTVGVTPEFDLTIAKTVQGGATTFGPDDTVTFNIVVSHDTNDDGTEADNGESPSTATGAIVTDTLPAGLTFASATSGGAAVTPTSTTNGVIVFPEFDLAPGTTRTLTITATVDDDASGAITNNVSIATDAGETQTDNNSASVPVTVVPEANVRVTKTVDVTTAQTGAELTYTVIVFNDGPSPAAAVTAVDTLPAGLTFVSGTGPSGALSATGQTVTVNGGTIASGSSFQFTIVASVNDGVTADQVNSVTVSTTTAETNTTDNTASATTAIDQAINEISGNVYRDANRNGVRDAGEVGYEGVQLQLTGTLSDGSTFTPVTVTTDANGEYLFEDLLPGKYQVTRLSLPSGTSDGPEFPSSAEGALGNGESIDDIDVGGTNPTVVPLTDFTVVDNSKRSFLASFMQTPGIQNRPTDR; encoded by the coding sequence ATGATCTTCCAACGCATGATCGACCGTCTGACCGGTCAAAGCCGTCGCACCCAAAAATCTGATCAAGCGAAATCCAGCCGTCGTGGTCGCCGAGGACAACGGCGTCTTCGACTGGAATCCCTGCAAAAACGGGAATTGATGGCGAGCGATTTGGCCGCCATCAGCGGCATCGCCTACATCGACAGCGATGGCAACGGAACCATGGATGGTGGAGAACCTGCCATCGAAGGTGCGTTGATCACTTTGTACCGTGACTCCAACTCCAACGGCACGCTCGAAATCGGAACCGACGTTGTCGAAGGCACCGTCACCACGGTTGCCGATGGTGCCTATCGTTTCACCAACCTGGACGGTTCCGATGCGACCGGCGTGACCGCCACCGGTGTCTACTTCCTGACGCAAGAAGACGCTCCCGGTGGGGCCGACCTCAGCGGATTGGTGTTCCCTGATACCGCCACGTTGACCATCACCGATGACACCGGGGTCACCGCCGCCACGATCGATGCGTTCTCGATTGATCAACCCTCACAACCAATCACCGAAACCGTAGCCGGCAGCACCACCACCAGCAGCAGTGGTGCGTTGACCTCCGGCGGCGATGTCATCGGTGACGAACGAGATGTGGAAATTTTTCTCGCTGCGAGAACGAGTGGTGACAGCCAATTTGAGATTGTCACGGGTTCCAGCGAATTGGTCTTCAGCAACGGTGGCGACGTTACGGCGACGCTGCTTGTGCAATACGACGGTGTCGATGCTGATGGTGGCGGACTTGCCCTGGATGCGACCGGTCTAGGCGGCGAGGACTTGTCGAACTCCGATTCAGCCGCCGGAATCGTTCTGTCTGTTCGAAGCGACCAAGTCGTGACCGACGGAGTTGAAGTCCGCGTCTACACCGATGCGGCCAACTTCTCGACCGCAACGCTGAGCTTGCCCAGCAACATCGGCGGTCCTGCTCAAGAACTGTTCGTGCCTTTCAGTTCGTTCTCCGATGTCGGCACCGGTGCTGATTTTGGTAACGTTGGTGCCATCGAAGTTTTTGTCGATGCAGTCACCAGCAACGGTGGTGCGGGTGCATCTAGTTTGGACCTGTTCGTTTCTGTTTTGGAATCGCAAAGCAGTAACGAAAACGTTCTGAACCTGGCCAGCATCCAACCGATGGAATTGGGTGGTGAAATCTTCATCGATGATGGCGGCGGAACCAACCAAACCAACCAAAATAACGGCACGCGTGATGCCGGCGAGCCCGATTTCCCAAACCCCGGTGCGGGTAATGAAATCGTGGTGGAACTTTATGCCTTGAGCGGACCAACTGATACGGTCGACGCCGGCGACACTCCGATCGCGACAACCACGGTCACCGGTGGAGCCACCTCAGGTGCCTACACCTTCACCACGCTGACCAGCGGCGATCCACTTGGCCCCGGCACCTACGCTGTTGTGATTCCTGAATCTGAATTCGCAACCGGCCAACCGCTCTTTGGACACTCCGGCAGTGGCACCGCCGCCGCGGACACCGACCTGAATGCCAATGACGACAACGACGGCACCTACGTCGATGGAATCGGCTTGGTCAGCGGTGCGATCACCTTGGAAGTCAACGGCGAACCCACCACGGACGGAACCGACAACAACACCAACTCAACCGTTGACTTTGGTGTGGTTCCCAACACCGACTTGCGAATCACCAAATCATTGGTGACCGCATCATCGAACTTGATCGCCGGCGGTACCGCGGTCTTCGACTTGGTGATCGAAAACTTGGGTCCGTTGGATGCAACCGATGTCAGCGTGGATGACTTCATTCCCGACGGACTGACCTTCGATCGAATCGAAGACAGTGGCGGTGGGGCTGTTGCCACAACCACGACAACGGAAGTTGGTGGTGCGGGCCGTGAAATCCGAACGTTCAGCGTCGGAGCCTTGGCGGCATCTGGATCAGTCACCTACCGAGTCTTCACCGACATCGACACCGATGTTTCTGCAGACCCTGAGAATGAAGCTCACGTAAGCGGATTCCAGGTAGAAGTCGACAACGACCCGACCAACCCGGATGACTCCGATCCACTATTGAATAACGTTTCGCTGGCGAACGCGGATGTTCCCATCGCGACTTTGAGCGTGACCAAAACGGACAACTTGGCAACCGTCACGGCGGGCAACCAACTGACCTATCAAATCACGGTCACCAACACCAGCACCGACAACGCAATCAACGTGACCGCACTGGACACGCTGCCAACCGGAGTGACGTTTGTTTCGGCAAGCTTCACCGACGGCTCGGGTTCGGTCAGCGAAGTGACGGCAGGTCCTGACGCCGGCAAAATCCAAATGGTGCTGGGTGATCTGGCCGCCGGTGAAGACGAAACCATCGAGATCATTGTCACCGTCGATCCAACCATCGCCGACGGTGATTCGCCACTGGACAACTCGGTTACCGCAACGGCCGACAACGCGCCAGATGTCACAACCAATGACACTACCGACGTCGTCCGCGAAGTCGACGTGACGGTCGCGAAGACAGTCATCGAAACTCGGATCCCCGATGATCGCACCGATGGCGATGACGCCGACGACATCATCGATAGCACCTCGCCATTCCAAGTGGTGGCGGGCGGCTTTGTGACCTATCAGGTCGTCGTCAGCAACTCTGGACCATCCGAAGCTCGCGGCGTTGAAGTCGTCGACATCTTGGACGATGGACTGTCATTGGTCGCCGGCAGCTTTGATGCGGGAACATCAGGGGTGACCGTGGTCCAAACGGGTCAAACACTGACCTTTACAGTTCCCGATTTGGACCCAAGCGAATCCTTGACTTTCCAATTCGAAGTCGGCATCGCCTCGGATGAATTCGATGTGATCGCCAACACGGCTACGGTCAGCACGACCGATCCCGAATCGGACTCCAACAACAACACTTCCACCGTCAACATCGATCCGGACGCCCGAATCGACTTGATTTTGGAGAAAACGGCGGCAGAAACCACCGTGGTTCCGGGTGCGGATACCGTCACCTACACCTTCACGGTTTCGCACGACGACGACAGCATCTCTGACGCGATCAACTCTCGGATCACCGACACGTTGCCCGCCGGATTGTCCAACGTCGTGATTACAGCGGCTGGTTCATCGACCTCCAACTTCAACACCACGACTCGTTTGTTGGAAGTCGAATACGCTTCGATTCCGGTTGGCACGACACGGACCTTCACGGTCACCGCCGATGTGGATCCGACCGTGACAACGGACCTGGTCAACTCCGCGAGCGTTGCCGTCCCTGGCGTGACCGAATTGGACAGCACCAACAACACCGACACCGTTACCGTGGGTGTGACTCCCGAGTTCGACCTGACAATCGCGAAAACTGTTCAGGGCGGTGCCACAACGTTCGGCCCCGATGACACGGTGACGTTCAACATTGTCGTTTCGCATGACACCAACGACGATGGAACCGAAGCTGACAACGGTGAGAGCCCATCGACGGCAACCGGTGCGATCGTGACTGACACGCTACCCGCTGGTTTAACATTCGCTTCGGCCACCTCCGGCGGTGCCGCCGTGACTCCGACCAGCACCACCAACGGTGTGATTGTCTTCCCTGAGTTCGACCTTGCTCCTGGCACCACTCGAACGCTGACGATCACCGCGACGGTTGATGATGATGCATCCGGAGCCATCACGAACAATGTTTCGATTGCAACGGACGCTGGTGAAACCCAAACCGACAACAACTCGGCATCCGTCCCGGTCACGGTTGTTCCTGAAGCCAACGTCCGAGTCACCAAAACGGTTGACGTGACCACTGCTCAAACCGGTGCGGAACTGACTTACACCGTGATCGTGTTCAACGATGGCCCTTCGCCAGCAGCCGCCGTGACCGCGGTCGATACGCTGCCAGCAGGATTGACCTTCGTTAGCGGTACGGGACCAAGCGGAGCCTTGTCAGCAACAGGGCAAACGGTCACCGTTAATGGCGGCACCATTGCATCAGGCAGTTCGTTCCAGTTCACCATTGTTGCTTCTGTCAACGATGGAGTGACGGCTGACCAGGTCAACAGCGTGACGGTCTCCACCACCACGGCGGAAACCAACACCACTGACAACACGGCTTCGGCAACCACAGCCATTGATCAAGCAATCAATGAGATCTCCGGCAATGTCTACCGCGATGCCAACCGAAATGGTGTTCGGGACGCGGGTGAAGTGGGCTACGAAGGTGTCCAGCTGCAACTGACCGGAACGTTGTCAGACGGAAGCACGTTCACTCCTGTGACCGTGACCACCGACGCCAATGGCGAGTACCTGTTCGAAGACTTGTTGCCGGGCAAATACCAAGTGACTCGATTGTCATTGCCAAGCGGCACGAGCGACGGACCTGAATTCCCGAGCTCCGCAGAAGGAGCTTTGGGCAACGGTGAAAGCATCGACGACATTGATGTCGGTGGTACCAACCCGACCGTTGTTCCGTTGACCGACTTCACGGTCGTCGACAACAGCAAACGCAGCTTCCTGGCATCGTTCATGCAAACGCCAGGCATTCAGAACCGTCCGACGGATCGCTGA
- a CDS encoding BBP7 family outer membrane beta-barrel protein: MPAPTNQPIATHLSRFCSHHLFCNSLIATLILLLSLFCETQSAHAQQYAVVPVNGNALDPYATAAYNSGTQGGGFLAGFPNQSFPPTLFTTNAATQDRFWLRTDYIRWMADGIETPALVTTSPDGTAQSDAGVLGLATTTTLYGGEINDESTNGIRFRGGFFVTPASAFGIEGEYFRIGSNDSGFSRNGGTQILARPFYRTDTDIETAQLINYPTVVDGNLSIGASSKLNSYLVNGRVALCPTCGGNCVTCRNTDRVDWLVGYRRIELDEALTFSETLESQLTAAPGTIVLNEAFRTSNEFDGLQLGVVYQANLKRIWLESLLRVAVGSTKQTVSINGNTSITESGVTDNYAGGLYAQRDNSGTFSRDEFTMVPEIGFTLGVHLTSCLDATVGYSLLYLPNVVRPGDQIDRDVDPDLLAPPGIVTSPSRPEFRFIQNDYVAHGLSFGGQLRF; encoded by the coding sequence ATGCCAGCCCCGACCAACCAACCAATCGCAACGCACCTTTCGCGGTTCTGCAGCCACCACCTGTTTTGCAATTCACTCATCGCAACATTGATTTTGTTGTTGAGTTTATTTTGTGAAACACAAAGCGCGCACGCTCAGCAATATGCGGTTGTCCCGGTCAATGGAAACGCACTCGATCCGTACGCCACCGCGGCCTACAACAGCGGAACGCAAGGCGGAGGTTTCTTGGCTGGATTTCCAAATCAATCCTTTCCGCCCACGTTGTTCACAACCAATGCGGCGACCCAAGATCGATTTTGGTTGCGAACGGACTACATCCGATGGATGGCCGATGGCATAGAGACGCCGGCATTGGTGACCACCAGCCCCGACGGAACGGCCCAGAGCGATGCTGGTGTTTTGGGACTGGCAACCACCACGACTCTGTACGGTGGCGAGATCAATGACGAGAGCACCAACGGAATTCGATTCCGCGGTGGTTTCTTCGTCACCCCTGCCTCGGCGTTCGGAATTGAAGGGGAGTACTTTCGAATCGGATCCAACGATTCCGGATTCAGTCGCAATGGTGGAACGCAAATCCTGGCTCGTCCATTCTACCGAACTGACACCGACATCGAGACAGCTCAGCTGATCAACTACCCCACCGTGGTCGATGGCAATTTGTCGATCGGTGCCAGCTCCAAACTCAATTCTTACTTAGTCAATGGCCGCGTTGCGCTTTGCCCTACTTGCGGCGGCAACTGCGTGACTTGCCGCAATACCGATCGCGTCGATTGGCTGGTCGGGTATCGGCGTATCGAACTGGATGAAGCCCTGACGTTTTCCGAAACACTGGAATCGCAACTGACCGCAGCCCCGGGAACGATCGTTTTGAACGAAGCGTTTCGGACCAGCAACGAATTTGACGGATTGCAATTGGGAGTGGTCTACCAAGCCAATTTGAAACGGATCTGGCTCGAGAGTCTCTTGCGAGTTGCGGTCGGCTCCACCAAGCAAACTGTTTCAATCAACGGGAACACGTCGATCACTGAGTCGGGTGTGACAGACAACTACGCCGGTGGACTTTACGCCCAACGCGATAACTCAGGAACCTTCAGTCGCGACGAGTTCACGATGGTTCCCGAAATCGGATTCACCCTCGGCGTTCACTTGACGAGTTGCTTAGACGCGACCGTTGGATACTCATTGCTGTACCTACCCAACGTCGTACGACCAGGCGACCAAATTGATCGCGATGTGGATCCGGACCTGCTAGCTCCACCGGGGATCGTGACGTCTCCTTCCCGGCCCGAATTTCGATTCATCCAAAATGATTATGTGGCTCACGGGTTGAGCTTCGGCGGTCAGTTGCGATTTTAA
- a CDS encoding FG-GAP-like repeat-containing protein produces the protein MPHRNESVAFVSASIAALLLLGISGCNKTDLPDQRPTERSRPTAATTDSEANAEVSEDIHSAADSQPSLQHAQQLLALGKSPEALRELHSLLLKDPDQLDVIALTAQTERSLGNMESAIALLDEFAARLPEHERTLLSNSAAWSAETGNYHAAIKHYQRLLKADPADVMSLRSIAALQNEIGHRFEANEHLRRLMQLSPMTTVELLCLVNPGQQIHDSQQSRAKPSQKALAMAYEHLDENQFQRALGTLEDSPSFIARVPALLTLRTRILAEMGRLDEVAIALADAPKQCQAFPDYWIGVGIWHQTNRDLDNAIQAFQKAVELEPLHQTALRRLATALQSDGSNQVASRVNERAQLAKDLSELAASTVNRQGNVGRSCQILSQQLQRIGLPFQSLAWQFNAIAYTTPQQARVDQHLASLKHLKQSLNYSETQLAQRIGLPLANPSETDWDSLVASRELAIEPNRIAEQETQPSQQSIQPHFESIASRVGLIFQYRNASPPVEKHFLLHQPLGSGLACFDYDLDGNTDVYAAQGDGDAIEPGMSPNYLARHLGDSFIDVTAFAEVDDRGYSMALTTGDINQDGFEDLVVGNMRRNSLFLNQGDGTFRSVSVDSSWEDGRYTTGLAIADVTGDSLPDIIEINYVDDKRIFDSIQFDSNGHPIRLPGPMQFSAAEDRVFLSHPAGSFEGQPIRELAASSTDAHRGMGLVVGDFDADGDNEMFVANDQTQNQLWNRTSGGLQDDTDKSLRPKFQDIGILSGVANGVTGQPLASMGIAAGDFDGNQSLDFHVTNFDDELSNLYLQQSDHLYSDGVFATGLDQHSRTMLGFGTQTIDFENDGDWDLVVANGDIEDRRPTKPSFQMPTQLLVNQNQRWGSTTPEDSTGYFAGEHLARSVARLDWNRDGLTDLLVGDLMEPLTLLENQTNSDHRWLQLKLIGTQTERDAIGARVHFHLDDTQLLRTVQTGDGYMSRNENLISIGIPTNQHLHRIDIVWPSGLHQSFDNVATERRGLIIESQPQIHWLHFAPPIPNT, from the coding sequence ATGCCCCACCGGAACGAATCGGTCGCCTTCGTCTCTGCTAGCATCGCAGCCCTCCTGCTGCTCGGAATCTCTGGTTGCAACAAGACAGATCTTCCCGACCAACGGCCAACCGAGCGGTCGCGTCCAACCGCAGCGACCACTGATTCGGAAGCGAATGCCGAAGTCTCAGAAGACATCCATTCAGCCGCCGATTCGCAACCTTCGCTGCAACATGCTCAGCAACTTCTTGCATTGGGAAAATCACCCGAGGCCTTGCGAGAACTTCATTCACTGCTGCTGAAAGACCCCGATCAACTGGATGTGATCGCGCTGACAGCTCAAACCGAACGATCGCTCGGTAACATGGAATCCGCAATCGCGTTGCTGGACGAATTCGCAGCACGTTTGCCTGAACATGAACGAACGTTGCTTTCCAATTCGGCGGCGTGGTCAGCCGAAACTGGTAACTACCACGCTGCCATCAAACATTATCAAAGACTATTGAAAGCCGACCCCGCCGACGTCATGTCGTTGCGATCAATCGCGGCACTGCAAAACGAAATCGGGCATCGATTCGAAGCGAACGAACACCTTCGTCGTCTGATGCAACTTTCCCCCATGACGACGGTCGAATTGCTGTGCTTGGTGAATCCAGGGCAACAGATTCACGACAGCCAACAATCCAGAGCCAAGCCGAGTCAAAAAGCACTCGCGATGGCTTATGAACACTTGGATGAAAACCAATTCCAACGTGCACTTGGGACTCTGGAAGACTCACCCAGTTTCATCGCTCGCGTTCCGGCGCTGCTGACGCTGCGAACTAGAATTTTGGCCGAGATGGGCCGATTGGACGAAGTGGCCATTGCCTTGGCAGATGCACCCAAACAATGCCAAGCATTTCCCGACTACTGGATTGGAGTGGGCATCTGGCACCAAACCAATCGCGATTTGGATAATGCCATCCAAGCGTTTCAGAAAGCGGTTGAGCTCGAACCTCTTCACCAAACAGCGCTCCGACGACTCGCCACAGCTCTTCAAAGCGATGGTTCCAATCAAGTGGCATCACGAGTGAATGAACGGGCTCAACTAGCAAAGGATCTTTCTGAACTGGCAGCTTCCACCGTGAACAGACAAGGCAACGTGGGTCGATCATGCCAAATCTTGTCCCAGCAACTGCAACGAATTGGTTTGCCGTTTCAATCTTTGGCCTGGCAATTCAATGCCATCGCCTACACCACGCCGCAGCAAGCTCGGGTGGATCAACATCTCGCTTCGTTGAAACATCTCAAACAGTCTCTCAACTATTCGGAGACGCAACTCGCACAACGCATCGGATTGCCTCTCGCCAATCCATCCGAAACCGACTGGGATTCGCTGGTCGCATCTCGCGAATTGGCGATCGAACCGAATCGAATTGCCGAACAAGAAACCCAGCCTTCGCAACAATCGATTCAACCTCACTTCGAAAGCATCGCCTCTCGAGTTGGCTTGATTTTTCAATATCGCAACGCGTCACCACCTGTCGAGAAACACTTCCTTTTGCACCAACCGCTTGGATCGGGTCTGGCATGCTTCGACTACGACCTTGATGGAAACACCGACGTCTACGCGGCGCAAGGTGATGGTGATGCGATTGAACCTGGAATGTCTCCCAACTACTTAGCTCGTCATCTCGGCGATTCATTCATCGATGTCACCGCTTTCGCGGAAGTGGATGATCGCGGTTACTCCATGGCGTTGACGACCGGCGATATCAACCAAGACGGATTCGAGGATCTGGTAGTCGGCAACATGCGTCGCAACAGCCTCTTCCTCAATCAAGGCGACGGTACATTTCGATCCGTCAGTGTCGACAGTAGCTGGGAGGATGGACGTTACACGACGGGTTTGGCGATCGCTGACGTGACGGGTGATTCACTACCTGACATCATCGAAATCAACTATGTCGATGACAAACGAATCTTTGATTCAATTCAGTTCGATTCCAATGGCCATCCCATCCGCCTTCCCGGCCCAATGCAGTTCTCCGCGGCGGAAGACCGAGTGTTCTTAAGTCATCCAGCCGGATCGTTTGAAGGTCAACCAATTCGAGAACTCGCTGCTTCCTCGACCGATGCACATCGCGGAATGGGACTGGTCGTCGGTGACTTCGATGCCGATGGCGACAACGAAATGTTCGTCGCGAACGACCAAACCCAAAACCAACTTTGGAACCGAACCTCAGGCGGACTTCAGGACGACACCGACAAATCACTTCGCCCAAAATTTCAGGACATTGGAATCCTCAGCGGTGTGGCGAACGGAGTAACTGGTCAGCCACTCGCTAGCATGGGGATTGCGGCAGGCGACTTCGATGGCAACCAGTCACTCGACTTTCATGTCACCAACTTTGACGACGAGTTGTCCAATCTTTATCTGCAACAATCTGATCATCTCTATTCAGATGGCGTCTTCGCAACCGGGTTGGACCAGCATTCTCGAACGATGCTTGGCTTCGGAACGCAGACGATTGATTTCGAGAATGACGGTGATTGGGACCTCGTCGTTGCCAACGGCGACATCGAGGATCGTCGTCCAACGAAACCCTCGTTCCAAATGCCGACGCAGTTGCTGGTCAACCAAAACCAACGCTGGGGCTCAACGACTCCGGAAGACTCGACCGGCTATTTTGCTGGTGAACACTTAGCCCGTTCTGTCGCTCGCTTGGACTGGAACCGAGATGGCCTGACCGACCTTTTGGTTGGCGATTTGATGGAACCGTTGACGTTGCTCGAAAATCAAACGAACTCCGACCATCGTTGGTTGCAACTCAAACTCATCGGAACGCAAACAGAACGAGATGCCATTGGTGCCAGAGTGCATTTCCATCTCGATGACACCCAACTCCTGCGCACAGTGCAGACCGGCGACGGCTACATGAGTCGAAACGAGAATCTCATTTCGATCGGCATTCCTACTAACCAACACTTGCACCGGATTGATATCGTTTGGCCAAGTGGATTGCACCAGTCATTTGACAACGTCGCAACGGAACGACGAGGGTTGATCATCGAAAGCCAACCACAGATACATTGGTTGCATTTTGCACCCCCAATTCCGAATACCTAA